DNA from Bacillus sp. Marseille-P3661:
GTATGAGCCTATTAATACATTGTTAGTTGATAGGAGAAATTATAATGAATGGATTTCGAAATTAAAACGACTTTCATCACCCTTGAAATTTGTTCAGCTTAAAGGTGCCCAGGCTCTTTTAAAGCATTGTCAATCTACATATGTTCGCAGAAATGAATGGGATGATTATGATGAAATAGAGTACGATGAAATAGAAAATGATAGGTATTAATTATTCATACATAAAGTTGGTTGATTGTATTTAACTAAATCATCCAACTTTGTGGTTAAAATCATTAGTTAAAAAGTCCTCATTGGTCCCCATTAAATTAAATTCTTCTTCGATGCTATTCATTTCCCTCTGATATGAGCCTGATCAATTTTTTGCAAAATGAATATAATAATATAGATAAAACTTTTGGGATACAGATTATTACAGTAAGTGTTTGGTATACTTATAGTATGTTGTAGATGTCCTAAAATCGTAACGTAATTAATTGTAAATAAATTGGGGTGAATCAAGGAGATGAACAGTGGCTTTCAGGCATTTTTAGATGAAATGAATATTGTAACAGTGCTTATTTCAAAGAATCATTCTTCTATCGATTTACCGATTTTTACATTATATGATGGTGCAGAAGAAAGCTTATTAAAAATAGATACTACGGAAGAATTTGATGTGTTTTATAAATTTCGCTGTCAAACAAAAGAAGATTTAGCGTTAGAGAAACAATATCAAGTAATTAATGATCTTGGGGAGCGAACGGATTTATTAATTGGGTCTGTTATGCGTACAGTTAAGTTTGATAGTCTATATTTTTATGATGGGAATGACTTAGGAGCAAATTATAGCCAGGAGCAAACCCTGTTTAAAGTATGGGCACCAACAGCATCTAGTGTGACTCTTCTTACTTATAGCAGGAACGGTTTATTAAACAATGTTATTGAGATGGAACGCGAAGACAGGGGTGTATGGTCAACACTACAAAAGGGAGATATGGAAGGAACATATTACACTTACAATGTTTGTGTAAATCAAATATGGCGAGAGGCAGTTGACCCGTATGTTAAAGCAGTATCCGTTAATGGTCAATTTGGAGTTGTTGTAGATTTAGAAAAAACAAAAGTGGCCGATCAATCTGCCCACCTTCCGAAATTTAGTTCACCAACTGAAGCAATTATCTATGAAACGCATATAAGAGATTTTTCTATTCATCCCCAGAGTGGAATTAGGCATAAAGGTAAATATCTTGCTTTTACAGAGGAGAATACAAGCGGACCTGAAGGGTGTAAAACAGGTATAGACTATATCCAAGAGTTAGGTATAACACACCTAGAACTACTGCCATTCAATGATTATGGTGGTGTAGATGAAGCTGCCGAAGGGGAATCGGAGTATAATTGGGGGTATAACCCGATCCATTATAATGCCCCAGAAGGCAGCTATTCAATGAATCCATATGATCCTTATTTACGCGTTAAAGAAGTAAAAGAGATGGTTGAAACATTGCACCGCAAGGGAATAAGGGTCATTATGGATGTTGTCTATAACCATGTCTATATTAGAGAGCAATCAGCATTTTGGAAAATTGTGCCGGGATATTACTTTCGTTATGATAAATACGGATTGCCTTCAGATGGAACAGGTGTAGGAAATGATATTGCATCAGAGAGACGGATGGTTAGAAAATTTATTATTGATTCTGTAACATATTGGGCAAAGGAATATAATATTGATGGCTTTCGGTTCGATTTAATGGGTATTTTAGATGTTGAAACTATGAATGAAATACGTGCAGCACTTGATCAAATCAAATCCGACATTTTAATAATTGGCGAAGGTTGGAATTTAAATACTCCGATTGATGATGCCAAAAAAGCAACGATCGAAAATGCATCAATCCTGCCGCGGATAGCCCATTTTAATGATCAATTCCGTGATGGTGTGAAAGGAAATATCTTTAATTTACAAGAACGTGGATTTGCATTAGGAAACGATACAAAAAAAGACTTAATGAAATATTTGTTTTCCGGGAGTATTTCCTTAGATGAAAAGGCTGGAATGTTTCCTTCACCAGCACAATCAGTTAATTATATTGAATGTCACGACAACCATACGTTGTTTGATAAATTATATGTAAGTAATGGAGAGGAAACAGTGCAACAACGGATGAAACGGCAAAAGCTAGCGACTGCTATGCTATTATTCTCCCAGGGTATTCCATTTTTGCATAGTGGAATGGAATTCTTTCGTACAAAGTACGGTGAAGGGAATAGCTTTAATCTTCCAGACGAAATTAATCAGCTAGATTGGGCAAGGAAAAGTAAATACGAAAAAGATGTTTTATATATTTCAACGTTAATTAAATTAAGAAAGGCCCATCCCGCCTTTCAATTGGCTACAACAAATGAAATACGAAAACATTATAAATGGTTGCACACCCCACCTTATGTAGCCGGATTTATGTTGGATGAATTAGAAGGCCTAGATCCATGGGTGACAATAGCCGTTTATTTCAATATCTCAACTACGGATATCCGTGTTTCTCTGGAGCAAAAGGGAAGTTGGAGTGTTTCGGTATATGATCAGGAAGCAAGTTTAGAATCTATAGCGGAAATTGAAGGGGAACTATGTATTCCTGCCTTAGCTACGGTTGTTCTTTTTAGAGGTAAATAGGAAAATTTGGAATAGTATATAAATGTTTCATGATTGTCAAATATACGTTATACTTACATTATGAATCTTACATCAGGTAGTTATGCTATTAGGAAATTGAAGGTGAAACGCGTTGGAACTGAGTCTCGATTTAGGAAAAGGGTGGGAGGTATTCCCTGCAGGTGGTGCTACAGGAGAAGCCTATATTGCTCAATTTGAGGGGCAAAAAAGGCTTTTTCTCAAAAGGAATTCCTCCCCTTTTCTTGCAGTATTATCAGCAGAAGGTATTGTACCCAAATTAATTTGGACAAAGAGAATGGAAAATGGTGATGTAATTACTGCACAGCATTGGCTAAACGGAAGAGAACTAAAACCCGCTGATATGAAGAATAATGTTGTTGCACAACTTTTAAGTAAAATCCATCGATCCAAAGATCTTTTGTATATGCTACATAAAATCGGAAAAACGCTGCTTCAACCTTCAGATTTACTAATTGAGTTGATAGGTAAAGTTGATTCAAGTCTGCGCAATGATCCAATTATCACTACTGCTTTGGATTATTTGAAAGAAGAGCTTCCGTATGTTCATTATGATAATCCAGTTGTTTGTCATTGTGATGTGAACCATAATAACTGGCTTTTTAGTGATGAGCAAAAGCTCTATTTAATTGATTGGGATGGTGCAATGATTGCAGATCCAGCGTTAGATCTTGGAACACTTTTATATTGGTATATTCCTAGAGATAATTGGCAAGACTGGCTTAAACACTACGGTTTAGACTTAACTGTCGAATTAGAGCGTCGCATGAAATGGTATGTGATTTACCAAACTATAGATTCTGTTATTTGGCTGAAAAACCGTAATGATACTACGCAATATCGACATTGGTTGCAATTTCTTGTGGAAGTTATTGTTTGATTTCCTAGGAAATATAAGGATTATGTCATATTAAAATCATCTATGCTGTTGATCCATGATGTTAAATCCCCTTGATGTTCGTTAATATGGTCATTCATGTTTGATGAATTTTGTCCGTGTTGGCTATAGCTATACACATCCATTAATGTATTTTTCAGTTCAGCACTGAGACCATCATGCCCCATTAATGATTGAATTAATCTTTGCATTTGCTGATATTCAGCAACCGTACTACAGCAATCATACTGATGATTTTTAAGAATATCTTGGATGATTGACAGTTGATCTTGTTCGCTTAAAGGCATGGATAATCACTTCCTTAGTTAATGTCTAAAGTATTTTTTGTTTTTAAGCTAAATATTATTCGTTTAAGCAGCAACAAATGTTTGCTGCTTTTCTTCATTCATGTTATCTTTGTTTTCGGATAAAGTGAGAAAACTAATACAAGACTATATAGTAGTCTATAAAAACTAGATGCAGTTTCAGTTTATTTATATAAAGTTTATTCTTGAAATGTAGGAGGAAAAAAGATGAGATTGCGAAATAAACCTTGGGCTCTAGATAAAATAAAAGAGCACGAAGGTATCATGATATCAACACCAGAACAATATCGTGGTGTTTGGAAAAAGGAAGTTTTCAAAAACGACAATCCTATTCATATCGAAATAGGAATGGGGAAAGGGACATTTCTTAATGAAATGGCACGCCAACATCCAGATATTAATTTTATCGGGATTGAAAAATATAGCAGTGTTATCGTAAGTGCCCTAGAGCTTTCATTAGAATATGACCAACCAAACTTACGGCTTCTAAATATTGATGCCCTAACATTGCCAGAGATATTTAATAAAGGTGAAATTTCTCAAATTTATTTAAACTTTTCTGATCCATGGCCTAAGAATAGACATGCTAAACGTCGTCTATCACACTCTTCCTTTTTAAATCTTTATAAAAAGGTTTTAGTTGATAATGGTGAAATTCATATGAAAACAGATAATCAAGGTTTATTTGAATTTTCTCTTGAAAGTTTTTCTGAATATGGCTTGTTACTTCAAAATATTAGTCTAGACTTGCATAAGAGTGGCATTGTTGGAAATGTCATGACAGAATATGAAGAGAAATTCTCCAGAAAAGGAAATCGCATTTACCGTGTTGAAGCCAAATATATAAAATAACTAATACTAGCCAGAGCTTACTCTGGCTTTTTGTAGTTGCCAAGCCCAGATTTTGTTACTAGTAATTTAAAATTTCAGATTTTTTGAAAAACCCAATGTATTCGAAGTTGTATTTCATGTAAAATGACAGTACTAAATTTGTTTCGCTGAAATTTGATTACAAGGGGGAGTTAAATTGGAAACCTTTCAATTAGGGGACATTACATTAACATGGTTAGACGGTGGGGTTATTAACCTTGATGGTGGTGCGATGTTTGGAGTTGTGCCGAAACCATTATGGAGTAAAAAGTATCCCCACAATGATCTCAATCAAATTGAATTAAGGACTGATCCTATTTTGGTTCAAACTAAGGGGAAGAATTTATTAATTGATTCGGGTATAGGTAACAGGAAGTTTTCTGAAAAAGCACTAAGAAATTTTGGAGTAGCTGTGGAATCAAAACTGGACGAGTCATTAAAAAAGATAGGACTGACAACGAAGAATATTGATTATGTAATGATGACACATTTGCATTTCGACCATGCATGTGGGCTTACTAAGTGGAAAAATGAAATGCTTGTGCCAACCTTCGAAAACGCGGTCATTTACTCAACAGAGATAGAATGGGATGAAATGAGAAACCCTAATATGCGTTCAAAAAGTACGTACTGGAAAGAAAATTGGCAAGCGATTAAATCAAAGGTTAGCACTTTTAGTAAAGAATTAGAAGTATTGCCTGGAATAAAAATGTTTCATACAGGCGGCCATAGTAATGGTCATTCAATAATAAAAATTGAAAGCGGCGATGAGTTACTCATCCATATGGGAGACATCATGCCAACATTCGCACATCAAAATGTATTATGGGTTTTGGCGTATGATGATTATCCAATGGATTCAATAAAACACAAACAGTTATTGATGAAAGAAGGATTAGAAAGAGGGGCATGGTATTCTTTTTACCATGACGCATATAATCGGTTAGTTAAGTGGAGTACGGACGGTAAAGAAATTGTTGATTCGGTAAAAAGAGGCAGAGGATAAAGAAGATTTTATACTGTAAAGCTGTTGAAAGCTAATCCAACCCATAGAAGGCAGTGGAATGTCATTCATAAAGCAGATGAGGAATATGCAATGATAAATGTTAAAAACGCAGCGGTTTTAACCACTGCGTTTTTAACATTTATCAATTTAGTTGAGTATTCAATCCTTATATTGAAGCAAGCTCCAAAATAGAACCAGTTTTTGCATCTACTAGAAATTCATATTGTTCAACTTCATTGTTAACTGTTCTTGTAATACCGCCTCGAAATACTTCATACTTAAGTTTATTTCTTTCAATGGCTTCCGGAATCACATGTATCCATGAACCATCAATTGGTCCTTCCTCTTTAAATGCCTGCTTAACCAATTTTAATGCTTGTTCTGATGAAATAGTTTGACCTTTAATGGTCTGACTTAAAATTGCACCTGTAAATAACCCGACACTAAATCCAAGTACCATCTGACCCCATTTCATAATGCTCACTCCTTTTATGATTTAACAAAGTGTAACTACATTATGGATTAAAGTATACATAAAATATAAAACAGTATTATCTAAAAAGGCTGTCTATTATATTATAAAGACTAAGTATTATATTTACACTTTATTAAAGTTTTTTTTAATAATTATCTTATTATGATACATAAGTCTAGTTACTTATTACATGGAAAAGTGGCGTGTCTAGTAAAGATTATGTAAAATGGGATTAATAAACAATTTGGAAAGGGGCTATGTGGGATGAACGAAAAAACATTAGACCTGTTTAAGAAATTAACAGAACTTCAAGGTGCACCTGGATTTGAACATAAAGTTAGACACTTTTTAAAAAAAGAGCTTACAAAATATGCAGATGAGATCATTCAAGATAGATTAGGTGGCATTTTCGGTTATAAAAAGGGGCCAGATCATGGGCCGAGGGTTATGGTTGCTGGACATATGGATGAAGTAGGATTTATGGTAACAGATATTACCGAGAAAGGGATGATTCGCTTTCAACCACTTGGAGGCTGGTGGAATCAAGTATTACTAGCACAACGTGTTGAGATATTAACAGAAGAACGTTCGGTTATTGGTGTTATTGGTTCTATCCCACCGCATTTACTGGATGAATCTCAAAGAAAGAAACCGATGGAAGTTAAACATATGTTGATTGATATTGGTGCAGATGATAAAGACGATGCTATCCGTTTAGGGATCAAACCGGGGTTGCCAATTGTACCGATTTGTCCTTTTACACCAATGGCAAATAGTAAAAGAATTATGGCTAAAGCATGGGATAATCGGTATGGTTGTGGTTTAGCGCTAGAATTATTAGAGGAAGTGCATAAGGAAAGTCTTCCAAACCATCTTTATTCTGGTGCAACTGTACAAGAGGAAGTTGGTTTACGTGGGGCTCAGGTAGCAGCTAATTTAATAAAACCTGATATATTTTATGCATTAGATGCAAGTCCTGCTAATGATGCATCCGGAGATAAAGAAGCATTTGGTCAACTTGGCAAAGGTGCATTATTGCGTATTTTTGATCGGACAATGGTTACGCATCGTGGCATACGGGAATTTGTATTGGATACTGCTGAAAGCAATAATATTCCTTATCAGTACTTTGTATCACAAGGTGGTACGGATGCAGGTAGAGTACATGTATCAAACAGTGGGGTTCCGTCAGCAGTAATCGGAATTTGCTCCCGTTATATTCATACCTCTGCTTCCATAATTCATGTAGATGATTATGCAGCAGCAAAAGAATTACTTATTAAATTGGTGAAAAATACAGATCAAACAACAGTGGAAACTATTAAAAATCAAAATTAGTGTTGAGAAGGAAACATAATGAACAGAATTGCAGTTGGTTCAAAAAATAAAACAAAAGTTGGAGCAGTACAATCCGTTTTTGAAGATATACAAAATGTCACAATTATTCCTATAGATGTCCCATCAGGTGTATCTGCTCAACCGTTGTCAGACGAGGAAACCATGAATGGTGCAAAGAATCGCGCCAAACAGGCACGGCAAGAAACGGAAAGTGAGTTAGGTATTGGTCTAGAAGGCGGTGTGGTTGAAACAAAAGAAGGAATGATGTTATGTAATTGGGGTGCCCTTGAGATAACTGATGGTCGGATATTTGTTGCTAGCGGGGCCAAAATATTTTTACCCAATGAAATAGCACAAGGTATTAGAAACGGAAAAGAGCTATCACAGGTAATGGATGAGTATACGTCATTGCATAATGTTCGATCTAAAGAAGGTGCGATTGGCATATTTACGAATGGACTTGTTCAACGTGAAGAAATGTTTAGCCATATTGTAAAGCTCCTTTTAGGCCAATATTTATATTTTACTTCTCATCCGAGAAAGTAAAGGAGAGTTATAAAAATGAAGGTTGTAAAACGACTACCGGTTATTTTCTTATTAATTGCTATACTAACGGGCTGTGGAACTTCACAGCAAGAAGCTGTACAACAGTCAAAGATTGTTGTAGAGGAAACCTTTAATGCTGAAACTATTGAACCTAACCAAAATGCTAAAGGTTTCACCTATTATTTACCAGATGATTTTGATGTGGAATCAGAATTAGATAATAACTTAATTTTAACAAGGGGTAAGGATGAATACATTTTATTTGTAAATCCGTTAGAAGATCCCAATAGTCAAGAAATTTTTGAAACACTAAAAAATAATGAAGAAACGGAATTGCAATCATTTTCTAATGAAAGTCAATTTGGATATATTAGCGTAACGTCTCTGGAGGATGAAAAGCTATCAGAATTAATTGTTGGAATCGGTGGAATTAAGTTAACTACACAAACAACTGCCAACAATATGGTTGATAATTCAAAAGTTATGATGGAAATTGTTAAATCCATTGATTATGAGGAAAAAGAACAATAATTTCGAGTTCAAAATTGCTAAGAACGACGTGCATATAAAAGACCTCTTGATTTCGCTTATACATGCTATCCAGCTCACAGATAGTATAAGAAAACAAAAAGTTACTCCTATTCTTTGGACGGAAACAATGTTTTCTTAGTGATTGGGGTCTTTTTGTATTTAAATTAGGATTTAAAGGAAATATGTACATAAAACAAGTTTTTATTAATGCTGTATCTTTAAATAATAGGAAGATAGATCTTCAGCATAGGAGGGTTAGCTATATATGCGTTCGTTTTTTCATAAAAAAGGAGTTAGCTTATCGCCAACAGCCTACTTCATAACTGCATTAAGTTATATGGCGTTAGGATTATTTTCATCTTTAATTATTGGGTTAATAATAAAAACGATTGGGGAACAAATTCAGAGTCCAACGATTAGCCAATTATTAATTGATATGGGCTCTATGGCCATGGGGTTAATGGGCCCAGCTATAGGTGTAGCGGTTGCATATGGGTTAAATGCCCCCCCTCTAGTAATCTTTGCAAGTATTGTTAGTGGTGCAGCTGGTTCTGAATTAGGCGGCCCTGCGGGGGCGTATATCTCAGCACTGCTATCCACTGAGTTAGGTAAATTGGTTAGTAAGGAAACGAAAATAGACATTCTTATTACTCCATTTGTAACAATCGCCGTGGGTTTTTTATCAGCACTATTTCTTGGAACTTGGATTGATCGTTTTCTAAGAGGTTTCGGCTCTATTGTTATGTGGTCAACTGAACAACGCCCGTTTATTATGGGAATTTTGGTGGCGGTGTTAATGGGACTAGCATTAACTGCTCCAATTTCGAGTGCTGCTATTGCGATTATGTTAGACCTAAGTGGAATAGCCGCTGGTGCAGCCACAATTGGTTGTGCAGCTCAAATGGT
Protein-coding regions in this window:
- the pulA gene encoding type I pullulanase, whose protein sequence is MNSGFQAFLDEMNIVTVLISKNHSSIDLPIFTLYDGAEESLLKIDTTEEFDVFYKFRCQTKEDLALEKQYQVINDLGERTDLLIGSVMRTVKFDSLYFYDGNDLGANYSQEQTLFKVWAPTASSVTLLTYSRNGLLNNVIEMEREDRGVWSTLQKGDMEGTYYTYNVCVNQIWREAVDPYVKAVSVNGQFGVVVDLEKTKVADQSAHLPKFSSPTEAIIYETHIRDFSIHPQSGIRHKGKYLAFTEENTSGPEGCKTGIDYIQELGITHLELLPFNDYGGVDEAAEGESEYNWGYNPIHYNAPEGSYSMNPYDPYLRVKEVKEMVETLHRKGIRVIMDVVYNHVYIREQSAFWKIVPGYYFRYDKYGLPSDGTGVGNDIASERRMVRKFIIDSVTYWAKEYNIDGFRFDLMGILDVETMNEIRAALDQIKSDILIIGEGWNLNTPIDDAKKATIENASILPRIAHFNDQFRDGVKGNIFNLQERGFALGNDTKKDLMKYLFSGSISLDEKAGMFPSPAQSVNYIECHDNHTLFDKLYVSNGEETVQQRMKRQKLATAMLLFSQGIPFLHSGMEFFRTKYGEGNSFNLPDEINQLDWARKSKYEKDVLYISTLIKLRKAHPAFQLATTNEIRKHYKWLHTPPYVAGFMLDELEGLDPWVTIAVYFNISTTDIRVSLEQKGSWSVSVYDQEASLESIAEIEGELCIPALATVVLFRGK
- a CDS encoding phosphotransferase family protein, which encodes MELSLDLGKGWEVFPAGGATGEAYIAQFEGQKRLFLKRNSSPFLAVLSAEGIVPKLIWTKRMENGDVITAQHWLNGRELKPADMKNNVVAQLLSKIHRSKDLLYMLHKIGKTLLQPSDLLIELIGKVDSSLRNDPIITTALDYLKEELPYVHYDNPVVCHCDVNHNNWLFSDEQKLYLIDWDGAMIADPALDLGTLLYWYIPRDNWQDWLKHYGLDLTVELERRMKWYVIYQTIDSVIWLKNRNDTTQYRHWLQFLVEVIV
- a CDS encoding YtzH-like family protein — encoded protein: MPLSEQDQLSIIQDILKNHQYDCCSTVAEYQQMQRLIQSLMGHDGLSAELKNTLMDVYSYSQHGQNSSNMNDHINEHQGDLTSWINSIDDFNMT
- the trmB gene encoding tRNA (guanosine(46)-N7)-methyltransferase TrmB, whose amino-acid sequence is MRLRNKPWALDKIKEHEGIMISTPEQYRGVWKKEVFKNDNPIHIEIGMGKGTFLNEMARQHPDINFIGIEKYSSVIVSALELSLEYDQPNLRLLNIDALTLPEIFNKGEISQIYLNFSDPWPKNRHAKRRLSHSSFLNLYKKVLVDNGEIHMKTDNQGLFEFSLESFSEYGLLLQNISLDLHKSGIVGNVMTEYEEKFSRKGNRIYRVEAKYIK
- a CDS encoding YtnP family quorum-quenching lactonase; amino-acid sequence: METFQLGDITLTWLDGGVINLDGGAMFGVVPKPLWSKKYPHNDLNQIELRTDPILVQTKGKNLLIDSGIGNRKFSEKALRNFGVAVESKLDESLKKIGLTTKNIDYVMMTHLHFDHACGLTKWKNEMLVPTFENAVIYSTEIEWDEMRNPNMRSKSTYWKENWQAIKSKVSTFSKELEVLPGIKMFHTGGHSNGHSIIKIESGDELLIHMGDIMPTFAHQNVLWVLAYDDYPMDSIKHKQLLMKEGLERGAWYSFYHDAYNRLVKWSTDGKEIVDSVKRGRG
- a CDS encoding PepSY domain-containing protein translates to MKWGQMVLGFSVGLFTGAILSQTIKGQTISSEQALKLVKQAFKEEGPIDGSWIHVIPEAIERNKLKYEVFRGGITRTVNNEVEQYEFLVDAKTGSILELASI
- a CDS encoding M42 family metallopeptidase, whose amino-acid sequence is MNEKTLDLFKKLTELQGAPGFEHKVRHFLKKELTKYADEIIQDRLGGIFGYKKGPDHGPRVMVAGHMDEVGFMVTDITEKGMIRFQPLGGWWNQVLLAQRVEILTEERSVIGVIGSIPPHLLDESQRKKPMEVKHMLIDIGADDKDDAIRLGIKPGLPIVPICPFTPMANSKRIMAKAWDNRYGCGLALELLEEVHKESLPNHLYSGATVQEEVGLRGAQVAANLIKPDIFYALDASPANDASGDKEAFGQLGKGALLRIFDRTMVTHRGIREFVLDTAESNNIPYQYFVSQGGTDAGRVHVSNSGVPSAVIGICSRYIHTSASIIHVDDYAAAKELLIKLVKNTDQTTVETIKNQN
- a CDS encoding DUF84 family protein, whose protein sequence is MNRIAVGSKNKTKVGAVQSVFEDIQNVTIIPIDVPSGVSAQPLSDEETMNGAKNRAKQARQETESELGIGLEGGVVETKEGMMLCNWGALEITDGRIFVASGAKIFLPNEIAQGIRNGKELSQVMDEYTSLHNVRSKEGAIGIFTNGLVQREEMFSHIVKLLLGQYLYFTSHPRK
- a CDS encoding PTS transporter subunit IIC, whose protein sequence is MRSFFHKKGVSLSPTAYFITALSYMALGLFSSLIIGLIIKTIGEQIQSPTISQLLIDMGSMAMGLMGPAIGVAVAYGLNAPPLVIFASIVSGAAGSELGGPAGAYISALLSTELGKLVSKETKIDILITPFVTIAVGFLSALFLGTWIDRFLRGFGSIVMWSTEQRPFIMGILVAVLMGLALTAPISSAAIAIMLDLSGIAAGAATIGCAAQMVGFAVSSYRENGFGGLIAQGIGTSMLQVSNIIKKPIILIPPTIAGAVLAPFGTIWANMINNPSGAGMGTSGLVGQIMTFTEMGFSSEVLFKVLILHIIGPAIISLLLSEWMRKKGWIKFGDMKIDY